The Calditrichota bacterium genome contains the following window.
CGGCTGTAGGAATGCCCACCAAAATCCAGGGTTCCTTTTGTCCAGGTGTCTCCGCCGTCGGTTGTGGCGGCAAGAAAATATTTCGTCGCCATAACGCCGTTATTGGCATCGTAAAATGAGATCGCGTTAATATCCTCCGTTATTCCGCCCAGATCAGAGGCTTTCACCCAAGTGGAACCGCCATCGGTTGTCCGATAAAACACGCCCTTTAATCCCACCACCCAGCCGTGGGTGGCATCCAGAAAAAATACCTTTGTAAAATCATCTGTATCCGTAAAATTCCCAACGGATGTCCAGGTTTTACCCCCGTCGGTTGTGTGGAGTAATGTTCCGTCGGATCCCGCGATCCATCCGTTTTTTTCGTCAAGAAAAGTAACGGATTTCAGGGTTTTTGTGGTGACCCCTTCAACAGGGGTCCAGGTTGTTCCGCCGTCGGAGGTGCCCAGGATCGTGCCGCTCATTCCAACAACCCACCCCATATCCTTTGTGGCGAAAGAGACTCCGTAAAACCCCTTTTGAAAGGTCGGAGCCACTGCCGATATCCATTGATTTTCCCCAAAAACGATCGTCGCCAACAAAAGAAGGAAACCGATGGATCCCAAAACACTCTTTTTCATAGCTTCTCCTTCATGATCACCCTAAATTTAGATGAATTGAAACGTGAACTCAAATTCATAAAATGATAAAAAATATTCCGCTCTTATCGGGGAACCCCGATTTTTTCACTGTTTTTAATTGAAAAAAGGGGGGAAGGCGTTTGCCTTCCCCTTACAAGTGATTATTTTACAAGTAACATCTTTTTGACCGATTGGAAGTGGTTAACAGAAAGTTTGTAAAAATAGAGTCCGGATGGGTAACTGGCGGCATTCCAGGAAACCCTGTGGGATCCGGCCTTCATTTTCTTTCCGTCAACGAGTGTGGCCACACGCTGTCCAACCGTGTTGTAGATTTCCAATGTAACTTTTCCCGTTTTCTTTAATTGAAAAGCAATACTCGTTCTGGGATTGAACGGATTGGGATAGTTTTGTTCCAAAGCGTAACGCAACGGAATAACGGCATTTACGGTTAGAATGTTGGAAAATTCAAATGTGCCGTCCAGATCCACCTGTTTTAAGCGATAGTAATAGGTGTTTCCATGAGCCGATTCGTCCACGAAAGAGTAAACGTGGGATTTTGAGGTGGTTCCGTTTCCCTTGACGAATCCGATTTTCTGAAAAGCCTTTTTGTCAAGACTTCTCTGAATTTCGAATCCCAGGTTGTTGGTTTCTGAAGCCGTTGTCCAGGAGAGTGTAACGCCTTTTTTACCAACAGAAGCCGTAAAAGACGCCAATTCGACCGGCATGGTCAAACCGGGGGTTGGGTAATCGATCAGGCGAAAATCAGTGGCGCAATTGTTGGTGTCGTACCCGGGAGCAATCCGCTCGATGGATTTTCCCTGATATTTTACCGCACAACAGAAGTGGTCGGCACTGATTCTCGGATCCAGTGTGACAGAACTGGTTGGTTTTCCATCGTATTCGACACCGTCAATCACGGTTTCAAAATCGATTCCGTCCGTGTAATCCACATCGGCACCTGAAGCCAGAATCACTTCATCGCTGGTCAGACTCAGCATGAAATCGGTGTGGCGACCGGTATAAAGATTCACAATATTCGGTACATTCGGATTATCGGGATCGGATGCGTTCTCCGGGTTGTAGAATTCAAAATCCGCATGGGACAGGTCAATACTGGTCGGGACCTGTTCCTTCCAATTTACAGCTGACTGGGCACACACCTTGTATTCTCCGGGTTGAATCGGATAATCCGTTCCATTTCCGGGAAATTGGAAAATGTAGGTCACTTTTGTAATATTTCCGGCGAGCCGGCAAATAATTTTTCCATCGAGATATTCGGTTTGAGTGCCCGCGTTGTAGAGTTCTATATATTGATCCTTGAAAAAATAATGATCATTTTTGGGTCCGCCCACGTACAACTCATTGATTTTGATGTTGCTGTGAGCCACGTAGTCTTCGCGAACGGCTTTCATAATGATTCCGCTGTAACCGGCGGTGAACAACATGGCATTGTTCCGGAAATCCATTCCTTTAATTGTTTGGGTCGCACCCGTTGTGACGGGCGTCCAGGTTGTTCCATCCGTGGTGTAAAAGACAAGCCCTTTATATCCGGCAGCCCATCCTTGTGTCGGGGAAACCATCAGGATCGAATAGAGAGACTTTGTGGTAGGATGTGCTTTTACAACCCACGTTTTTCCGGTATCAGAAGTAGCCAAAATGTACCCTCCGTCGGCCACCGCCCAACCGTGTTGGGAATCGTAAAAATAAAAGGCATTGATAGTCTTTTTGGCA
Protein-coding sequences here:
- a CDS encoding DUF4876 domain-containing protein; translation: DGGTTWTLKPYGFGFTAKSVKRIGDNLWVSGYDGSIVKSTDGGDTWTYLAKNSPNLYAMAFASKTNGLAVGYYGMCYQTTNAGYSWEPTSLILDNDPRSLQAIDFANADTGWVVGRNGLIGKTLDGGETWVSQADTAITKSLYSVFAANDTTVWIGGYNGILYRSTDGGATWSAQNAGLPAKTIYAIYFADDSAGCIGGRDSTLYYTTDGGATWTKSATSIGAKKTINAFYFYDSQHGWAVADGGYILATSDTGKTWVVKAHPTTKSLYSILMVSPTQGWAAGYKGLVFYTTDGTTWTPVTTGATQTIKGMDFRNNAMLFTAGYSGIIMKAVREDYVAHSNIKINELYVGGPKNDHYFFKDQYIELYNAGTQTEYLDGKIICRLAGNITKVTYIFQFPGNGTDYPIQPGEYKVCAQSAVNWKEQVPTSIDLSHADFEFYNPENASDPDNPNVPNIVNLYTGRHTDFMLSLTSDEVILASGADVDYTDGIDFETVIDGVEYDGKPTSSVTLDPRISADHFCCAVKYQGKSIERIAPGYDTNNCATDFRLIDYPTPGLTMPVELASFTASVGKKGVTLSWTTASETNNLGFEIQRSLDKKAFQKIGFVKGNGTTSKSHVYSFVDESAHGNTYYYRLKQVDLDGTFEFSNILTVNAVIPLRYALEQNYPNPFNPRTSIAFQLKKTGKVTLEIYNTVGQRVATLVDGKKMKAGSHRVSWNAASYPSGLYFYKLSVNHFQSVKKMLLVK